Below is a window of candidate division WOR-3 bacterium DNA.
AACTATTGGTTCACTCAAATCCAGTTCAGACGAGGAGTACGGTTGGAATCCAATGAGAAAACAAAATTTATAAGCCTCTTTCCCGAAATGGAGGTGTCTCTATGAAAAAATGGGGGGTTGTCAGTTAAGACAAGGGGTTGACAATTCTCTATTAAGGATTAATTTTTTTATTCTGCTCCCTAAAATAGATAGTTTTGCCAAAAGGAGGTAAAATGAGTATAGATTTGCAAAGCCTTAATGCTGAAGCAAAAGAGAAAAGTGCTGTAATTGAGACCTTACTTGCAGAGATTGGTAAATCTATTATTGGGCAAAGAGAAATAATAGAGAAAACTATAATTGGGCTTCTAACAAGAGGGCACATTCTAATAGAAGGTGTGCCGGGTCTTGCTAAAACTTATATAGTTAAAACCCTTGCAACAGCGGTTAACGCAAGTTTTAAGAGAATCCAATTTACCCCAGATCTTTTACCAGCTGATATAACAGGAACTCAGATATATAACCAGAAAACAGGAGAATTTACTCCGAAAAAGGGTCCTTTATTTGCAAATTTTATTCTTGCTGATGAGATAAATAGAGCTCCTCCAAAGGTTCAAAGTGCTTTGCTTGAAGCAATGCAAGAAAGGCAGGTAACAATTGGAGATGAAACTTATTCACTTCCAGATCCGTTTATGGTTCTTGCTACTCAGAACCCAATTGAACAAGAAGGAACATATCCTCTTCCCGAGGCTCAAGTAGATAGATTTAAACAGAAACTCATAATTACTTATCCCAATAAAGAAGAAGAAAAGAAAATAGTTGATCAACAAACACAAGAAAAACTACCTATAACAAAGCCTGTAATGGACTTGAAAGATTTAAATGCTCTTAGGGAGTTCATTTATAAAATACATGTGGATGAAAAGATAAAGGACTATATTGTGAATATAGTTTTTGCAACAAGGAATCCTTCTGAATACGGAGTTAAGGATCTTGAAGTTTATATTAGATATGGAGCTTCTCCGAGAGCTTCAATTTATCTCTATGAGGCAGCAAGAGCCCACGCTTTTTTACAAAGGAGGGGTTTTGTGATACCTGAAGACGTTAAAGCTGTGGTTTATGATATTCTTCGTCATAGAATAATATTATCCTATGAAGCTGAGGCTGAGGGAATAAAAGGAGAAGATATAATAAGAGAAATTCTGGAAGCTGTTGAAATACCATAAATTTTATGGAAGAGAGAATCAAAAAGATTCTTAAGGAAGTCAGAGTAATTGAAATAGAGTCCAAGAAGGTAGTTAACACCCTTTTTAGTGGTGAATATAAAAGCTCTTTTAAGGGTAAGGGGATGGAATTCCATGAGGTTAGGGAATATTTCCCGGGAGACGATATAAGGACTATCGATTGGAATGTTACCGCAAGGATGAATCATCCTTTTGTGAAGAGATTTATAGAGGAAAGAGAATTAACTATTTTCATAATTACAGACTGTAGCGGATCTGAAGAATTTGGGACAAAGAAAGAAAAGAAAAAAGATCTTATAGCAAGAATAGCTGCTCTTTTTGCTTTCTCTGCTGAGAGAAATAATGATAAAGTTGGACTCCTTCTATTTTCAGATAAAGTTGAACATTATCTTCCCCCGGGCAAAGGAAGTATGCATACTCTCCATTTGATTCGCGATATCTTGCTTTTTTCCCCCACTAGTCTTAAAACCGATCCTGTCCCTGCAATGGAATTTTCTCAGGGCGTTCTACGTCATGGTTCTATTGTTTTATTTATATCCGACTTTATAGGAGAAAAATTCAATGTTGAGCATATTAGATTGCCTCTTTCTCTAATGGCTAAGAAATTTGATTTCATTCCTGTTATAGTTCGAGATCCTCTTGAGTTTGATTTTAAAATAAAAGGAAGGGTTATCCTTCGTGATGGAGAAACGGGAAAGGAATTTATGTTCGACGGAAAAGAACTCTCTGAGAAGTTTAAGGAAATAAGAAAAGCAAGGGATGAGGAGCTTTATCGTTTATTCAATATAAATGGTCTTGATCGATTAGAGATAGGAACAGGTGAAGACTACGTAGGAGCTATTCACCAATTTTTCCAAATGAGATTACCATGATTTTTCTTTTATTGTTTTATGCTTTATCTATGGAGATAAAACCTGATTCTTCCACGGTTGGAGATTCTTTGACTCTTAAAATAAGAGGAAGGCTCCCAGATTCTATTTCGATTATTCTTCCAGATTCCTTCCCAGATATTTTAGTTCTTAATCCCATAAAAAAAATAAATGATACTTTAGCAATAGGTAAAATTGTCTCTTTCTCAACAGGCTCGCAAGATTTGAAGTTGAAGATTAATGAAGATACTTTAAAACTCTCTTATTTTGTGAAATCAGTGCTTACTGAAAATAAGAATTTATCACCAATATGG
It encodes the following:
- a CDS encoding MoxR family ATPase; translation: MSIDLQSLNAEAKEKSAVIETLLAEIGKSIIGQREIIEKTIIGLLTRGHILIEGVPGLAKTYIVKTLATAVNASFKRIQFTPDLLPADITGTQIYNQKTGEFTPKKGPLFANFILADEINRAPPKVQSALLEAMQERQVTIGDETYSLPDPFMVLATQNPIEQEGTYPLPEAQVDRFKQKLIITYPNKEEEKKIVDQQTQEKLPITKPVMDLKDLNALREFIYKIHVDEKIKDYIVNIVFATRNPSEYGVKDLEVYIRYGASPRASIYLYEAARAHAFLQRRGFVIPEDVKAVVYDILRHRIILSYEAEAEGIKGEDIIREILEAVEIP
- a CDS encoding DUF58 domain-containing protein — translated: MEERIKKILKEVRVIEIESKKVVNTLFSGEYKSSFKGKGMEFHEVREYFPGDDIRTIDWNVTARMNHPFVKRFIEERELTIFIITDCSGSEEFGTKKEKKKDLIARIAALFAFSAERNNDKVGLLLFSDKVEHYLPPGKGSMHTLHLIRDILLFSPTSLKTDPVPAMEFSQGVLRHGSIVLFISDFIGEKFNVEHIRLPLSLMAKKFDFIPVIVRDPLEFDFKIKGRVILRDGETGKEFMFDGKELSEKFKEIRKARDEELYRLFNINGLDRLEIGTGEDYVGAIHQFFQMRLP